In Arachis stenosperma cultivar V10309 chromosome 1, arast.V10309.gnm1.PFL2, whole genome shotgun sequence, one DNA window encodes the following:
- the LOC130983668 gene encoding uncharacterized protein LOC130983668 → MSPYQLVFGKACHLPVELEHRDFYALKLLNFDEQAAGKKRLRQLNELEEFMNQAYENAKIYKENTKRWHDQKIARREFTVGQKVLLYNSRLRFFPGKLKSRWSGLFTIIKVYPYGQVELMEDKTQRTFTTNGYRLKHYLGDSLDERRVSYHLN, encoded by the coding sequence ATGTCACCATACCAACTGGTATTTGGCAAGGCTTGCCACTTGCCAGTTGAACTAGAGCATAGAGACTTCTATGCTCTAAAACTACTAAACTTTGATGAGCAAGCGGCTGGGAAAAAGAGGCTGAGGCAACTCAACGAGCTGGAAGAATTTATGAACCAAGCATATGAGAATGCAAAGATCTACAAAGAGAAcacaaaaagatggcatgatcaaaagatagcaAGGAGGGAGTTCACTGTAGGACAAAAGGTGTTATTGTACAATTCTAGACTTAGGTTCTTCCCTGGGAAGCTTAAGTCTAGATGGTCTGGACTCTTCACCATCATCAAAGTGTACCCCTATGGTCAAGTGGAGCTCATGGAGGACAAAACACAGAGAACATTCACTACAAATGGCTATAGACTCAAGCATTACCTGGGGGACTCACTGGATGAAAGGAGAGTGAGCTACCACCTCAACTGA